In Dehalococcoidia bacterium, the DNA window CATATAATAGCAAAGGAAAAAAAGGAGGGAAGGAAACTGTATGCATATTCCCGATGGTTTTCTCAACGCAGGCACAATGGCGGGGACGGCGGTGGTTTCGGCCGGCGGGCTGGCTAATGCCGTCAGAATAGTCGGCAAGAATCTGGGCGAAAAACAGGTTCCGCTCATGGGCATCATGGCAGCCTTTGTCTTCGCTGCTCAAATGCTCAATTTCCCCGTAGCCGGGGGCACTTCGGGGCACTTTTTGGGCGCTGCCCTGTGTGCCATCCTGCTCGGACCGTGGGCCGCGGTCATCATTCTGGCCCTGGTGCTTATCGCCCAGTGCTTTATCTTTCAGGACGGCGGGATGCTGGCGCTGGGGGCCAACATATTCAACATGGGCATCATAGGCGGGCTGGGGTCATATCTGCTCTACCGCCTGGGTAACAAACTCATGGGGGATAATCTCCGTTCTAAAATGATTTCGGGCTATTTTGCCGCGTGGGCTTCAGTTGTACTGGCTGCCACGGCTGCTTCTTTGGAACTGGCCATCTCGGGCGCCTCTCCCCTGGGCGTGGTATTACCGGCCATGCTCAGCGTGCACGTTATTATCGGGCTGGTCGAAGGCGCGATTACTGTGTCTGCTCTGGCTTTGATTCGCAGCACACGCGCCGATCTGCTGGAATTGCAGAAAGCATAGGAGCAAATGATGAATAAAAAGTGGTGGTTGATCGCCTTTATCTTCTGCCTGGCTGTAGCGGCGCTGTCTCCCCTGGCCTCGTCCTCTCCCGACGGGCTGGAGCGTGTGGCCGAGGGCAAGGGATTTCTGGGACTGGCTGGCTCCTCGCCATTCTCCGTCATCGCCGACTACGCCTTTCCCGGCATTCACAATGAAGCGCTGGCTACCATTCTGGCCGGCTGGCTGGGGACTGTGATTGTCTTCGGGCTGGCCTACGGCGTTACCTGGCTTATCACCCGGGCCCGTCAATCGAAGCTCATGCCGACAAATCAATAGTGTGGTTGGCTTAACAACGCATGAAATATCATTTTCTCGACCAGTACCGCGAGGTCGATAGCTTCTTGCACCGCCTCGACCCGCGCGCCAAGTTTATAGCTACGCTGGCTCTGGTGACGGCCATAGTGCTGATACCCAGGGCCAGCTGGCTGGCTTACGGCCTTTTCCTTATCCTCATTTTCGCACTGCTGCTGCTTTCCCGCGTGCCGCCCCTTTATGTGCTCAGGCGTTCGCTGACGGTGCTGCCCTTCGTGCTGATGATCGCCATTTTCATGCCTTTCTTCAAAGAAGGGACAGCGGTGTGGGGTTTCGACCTCGGCTCGTGGCATATCGGCGTCACGCGCGAAGGGCTGGAACTGGTGGGGGGCATATTAGCCAAAGCCTGGCTGTCTGTTCTGGCACTCATTCTGCTCACGGCCACCACCAGCATGGCGGACCTCTTAAAAGGGCTGGAAAAACTGAAGATGCCTTCTATTATGGTAATGCTGATGAGCTTCATGTACCGCTATCTTTTCGTGATAAGCGATGAGTCCGCGCGCCTCAGGCTGGCGCGCGACAGCCGCAGCTTCGGCGGAGGTGTGAGGCTGCATGTAAGGGCGCTGGGTTATATGGCGGGAGCGCTTTTTCTGCGCAGCTTCGAGCGCGGCGAGCGCATCTACGGAGCCATGCTCTCGCGCGGTTTCGACGGCCACAGCCGTTCCCTCAACGAGCTTAGTTTCGGCATTTCTGATGTCGCTTTTATGATAATTATAGTTCTGGCGGCCATCGTTATAGGCCTGTCGCCGCTATTGACGAGGAACTTGATTGGCTGAAGTTATCGCTGTTAAAAACCTGTCCTACTCTTACCCCGACGGCCAGACCGCCCTGCGCGGCGTCAGCCTGAGCATAAACGAGGGCGAGACCGTGGCCCTCATGGGGCCCAATGGAGCCGGCAAGTCCACGCTGCTGCTGCATCTCAACGGACTGCTGCACTCGCACGACGGCGCGGTCAGGCTACTGGGTCAGGCAGTAGAAGAGGGCAATCTCAAGATGGTGCGCAGGCAGGTGGGGCTGGTCTTCCAGAACCCCGACGACCAGCTTTTTTCACCCACCGTCTTCGACGACGTGGCCTTCGGCCCGCTCAACCTGGGCATGTCCCCGCATGAGGTCAGGCGAAGCGTCAACAAGGCACTGGATGAGGTGGGCATGGCGGGCTACGAAAAACGCTCGCCGCATCACCTCAGCCTGGGTGAAAAGCGGCGCATCGCCATCGCGACCGTGCTGGCCATGTCGCCCAAGGTGTTAGTACTGGATGAGCCCACCTCCAACCTCGACCCCGGCGGCAAGTGGCATCTCATCGGGCTGCTGCGCAAGTTGCCCGGTACCAAGCTCATCGTCTCGCATGACATGGAGATGGTGCGGGCGTTGTGCTCGCGCGTCATCATCATGGACCAGGGGCGCATCATAGCCGACGGCGACAGAGATGTCATCCTCAAGGACAGGGCATTGCTGGCGGCCCACAGCCTGGCGGCTCCGGCAGAGGAAGGAGAGATAAGATAATGGCACTTATGGACCTGATACGGCATCGCCACAGCATACGCCATTACCTGGACAAACCGGTGGAGCGAGGGAAGATAATGCAATGCCTGGAAGCGGCGCGCCTGGCGCCCTCGGCCAGTAACAGCCAGCCCTGGCATTTTGTTATCGTCGATGAGCCGGTTTTGAGGGGCAAGTTATGCCATGCGGCCTTCAGCGGATTGTTCTCCGCTATGAAATTCCCCGGAGAGGCGCCGGTGCTGGTTGCCGCCGTGGCCGACCCGCCCGGCCCCGGTATCAGGCTGGGGAACCTTGTTCTGCGCACGAATTTCGGCCTGATAGACATGGGCATCGCCGTCGAGCATTTCATCCTGCAGGCGGACGAGCTGGGGCTGGGCACCTGCTGGATGGGGCTCTTCGACGAAAAGAAGGTCAAGAAAGCGCTCAATATCCCCTGGGACAGGAAGGTAGTGGCTCTTTTGACGCTGGGTTATTTCGACGAGGCGCTGGCGAGGCGGGAGCATCATCGCGAGGCTCTTTCCGGGATGAGCAGCTTCAACGGCTGGCAAAACAAGTAATTAGAATCTCCCCCTTTAACAAAAGGGGGATTAAAGGGGATTTTCCCCTTGTCTTTGCGAGGCTGCGCAGCAGGCGAAGCAATCTCTCTTAATTTCCTCTCCCTTGAGGGGAGAGGACTAAGGTGAGGGTGACTGTAACCCCCAACCCCTTTCTCCCCTTGGAAAGAGCTTGCCCTGAGCGAAGCCGAATGGGGGAGATTAAGAGGGATTCTTCATGACAAAAATACAGACCTAGCTCTTTATCTCCTTTACACGCCCCACCTGCCCGCTCACCAGGCGCACCTTGATGCCGTGGGGGTGGGTAGGGGAGTTGGTCAGAATGTCCCTGACCACGCCCTCGGTGAGTTTGCCGCTCTGCTGGTCAGCCTTGAGCACAATGGCAACCTTCATGCCGGGCTTGATGCTGGAGCGCTGATTACCGTTCACAATTATTAGTCCTCAGTCCCATCCCCTTTATCCCCTTCCCACCGGGAAGGGGAATTTATACTCACCTTTTCCCGAATATCCCGACCATTGTGGTCGAGGGATGTAGTTCGCCGCGAAGCGGACCGAACGAAGTTCGTATCTGTTAATACCCCGACCGCAAGGTCGTGGGAAGTTTATTTAAGAGAGTGGGCGCTGCGGCGCCCCTCTCTTGCAGGATCTTTCCCTTAGAACAAGGACGGAGACGCACACTCATACCCCTCAAAACGGACATAAGATCAGAACTTGAAATGCACGAAAATCCGGCCGAAGTTCTTGTCATCCTTCTCCAGCCGGTGATACAGCTTTTTCACCTGCGGCTCTGCCAGAAAACGCAGAACGCGCTTTTTGAGCTGCCCTGAACCCTTGCCGGGGATTATCTCTACGAGCGCAATCCTCTTACTCACCGCATCGTTGATGACGCGGTTGAGCTCGGCGTCTATCATGGAGCCGTTGTTGAAGCAATCGTGCAAGTCCAGGACGATTTTAGCCATAGCTATAGATTACAGGATTGGCGGAAGAATAACTAATACAAAACGCTCTTGTTTACCAGTATACGTTTGATAGTTTATATGTACTTTTTGCAACACAGGGAATCTTCTGCTTAAACCACAACGGTCAACGCGGATGGCATCACCGAAAATGACGCAGGAGCTTCCCCGAGGATTTCTCCATCGGCCTCTACGAGCAGTCGCTCATCGGACTCAATCGTGACAACTGTTACCTTTCTCTCTTTTATTTTAGGATGTCCGATGTGACTCCCATCGTAAACTGTTGGCACAATCCTCAGCAGTTCAGATTTGCTGACATCACCTACGGTCACTAAGTTCAACAAGCCGTCGTCTAGCCTGGCATGGGGAGCTATCTGCATTCCGCCTGCAAAGTATTGTCCATTGGCTACTACCACATAACAGCCTAGAAAATTCTCGTGTTTATTTCCTACGACAAGTCTAATCCACCTGTTCCGATGGGCAACCAGGGCGCTGTAGCCCGTGATAGTGCGAAGCCTGTAATTGATACTGTGCCCAAACAGTTTCGGCAATCTGCTCCAAGCGTTCACAATGGCAGCCCCAAAACCTGCGCTGGCTTCATTTACAAAAAAGCGCTGCAGGCGTCGTCCTTGGTTCCAGCATTCAACCATGCCAACGTCTATCGAAATCGTTTTCCTATTGACCAATAAAGAAGCGTAATCCTGGGTGATACCAAGCGAACGGGCAAAACTGCTCGCGGTTCCCGTGCTGAACATGCCAAGAGTCACATCGCTCGAATTGGTTGAACGTAATATGCCATTGGCCACCTCGTTTATGGTTCCGTCACCACCAGCGGCTATAAGGTAGCGATAGTCAGCGTCGATAGCTCGTTTGGCTATTTCAATCGCATGACCCGGGCCTCTTGTGAATTCATAGTCAAACGATAAGCCAGTGTCACGCAGGTGCGTGTAGATATGTGGCCAGTGCCTGCGGATTGAGCCACCACCCGCTACCGGATTGATAATTACTTTGGCACGCGATAATGTCATTGTCTGCGCCCATTGGACCCAGGCACATCAGGCCTTAATACATCCAAACTAAATGAATATTTTGCACTCGTTATACAATATACTCTATTTTTAATACTCTAAGTATAAAAAGTTCAGCTAGTTTGGTTAGTGAAGGATGTTATTGAAGCAGTCGTGCAGTGACAGAACGATTTTAGCCATGGAGATAGATTACAGGATTGAGGGCGGAATGACGAGTTGTTGCGCCTGCTGTCCATTTCAATTACCCTGAATGATGTTATAATGCCAACGAAACACCACAAGGATTGGCGGGCGATGGACAAAAAATCGAAGGGGATTGAGATTGTGCGCGGGGCGGCAAGCGCAGGCTATTCCGTGAAATCCGGTGGAATCAGTGTGCATACTGAAGGACAGAAGATAAACCTGCATTTCGACAGCCAGCAAGGTTACGTTTATCTTGTTATTGACTGTTCTGCCAGCATGAGCGGGTACAAGCTGGAGCAGGCGAAGAAGGGTATCATCGATTTCGCCAGAGATGCGATTAAGAAAGAGTATCTTGTCGGCCTGATATCGTTCGATTCAGAAGCAAGTCATCTTTGCGAACCGGTCCGTGATATGAAAGTGCTTCAACCGTGCCTTCAAAACCTGGTACCGGGCGGAACGACAAATATGGCTGATGCAATTAAGCTGGCGCACACGCGCTTAAAGCTATTTGACGGCAGCCGTGCTATTGTAATCGCAACCGATGGACAAGCCGATGATGAGCAGGCTGCCTTATCAGCCGGCAAACAAGCCAGGAGTGAGGGTATCGACATTATCACAATCGGCACTGATGACGCAGATAGGGAATTTCTGCAGAATCTTGCCACGCGAAAAGAGTTGGGGTCTAAGGTAGCTAGAGAGCAGTTCGCAAAAACAATTGCTTCGGCATCCAACCTCTTGCCGCCGCCCAGGGGAATCATAAGGAAGTAGTGGATATTTGAAATGACCTGGGAAGAAGCCTGCCGTATCCTCGGGGTTCCAGTAACTGCTGCTCCCGCGGAAATAAAAACCCAATGGCTGTACAAAGCCAACCTGTTTCACCCGGACAAAACGGCAAACCTGCCCGAGAGCATGCGGGAAAAAGCCGAAGATGATTTCAAGCAGGCAAGCGCGGCGTACGATTTCCTTAAAGACCTAAAGAACAATCCGTACACTACCCCACCGAAACTTGATATCCGAGTCAGACACATACGCTTCAAAGACCTTGAGACTGGACAAAAAAAGAGCACCAGTTTTGAAATCAAAAGCACCGGCGGTCCTTACACCAGGTTTTGGATCGATGATGCGGCAGCCCCCTGGCTGCGTGTTACCGATATTAAATCAACAACCAATGAGCCCCTGCCGCTGGAAGTTACCGTAGAAGCTACCGGGATGGGACAACCGGGGCAGCAAGCCCAGTGCAGATTATTAATCCGGCTGGAGAATGAAAAAACCAAATCCAGAGATGAAAAGGTTATCCCGGTTGAAATAGTGATGCGGAAAGCTCAAAAACCAAGGCTGGAACACACGCAGGACCTGAACCCGAGGATTCAACCTCCGCCAACTCTACCCGCAAGGCCTGTGCTGAAGCAGAAGTTCGCCTTTCTGTATTTTTTTATCGTATGTCTGGTCCTCATTATTGTCATCGCAGTATTACAATACAGGGGTAGTTAAAACGGGCAATAAAAAACCTCCGTTGTAAGGAGGCTAAAGCCCTCTTTTTCGCTTTGTAAGCGGCCTATCGTTTCCCTTGCGGGATGGCTTTGGCACCTTTAAGAAAGACTAAAGGTTGCCGGGTGGGTCACAGGGCCATAACCCTCGCCACCACTCTCGATAGTTAATATATTCAGTTGTTAATCACAAGTATTCTACGCTACCTGCGCTCGAATGGCAACTTTAGTCATAGGTATAGATTATAGGATTGGGGGCAGAATAATTACTTTGTGCGACGCGAGTGGGGCGCGAGAGGCCGGAGGAGATGGGAGAATCATGGGTGCGCTGGAAGTGCAGGTTTGGATTTAGACTGCGGAAAGCAGAAATTCCCTTCTATTGCTATTCTTTTCTGTTGATGATTCGTTTACAGAAGTGGATTCTAGGCCACGGTGAAATATGTTTCCTTCGGCACCGTTTTCCCTCCCAAACTAGCTGTGACTACAATCCTCCACGAGCCGGGTGTCGTGTTCGTGCCCACCTTCCATGTCCAGGATACATTCCCATTGCTGTCCGCATTCTTGGCATATAGACCCTGCGCGGTACTCGGACCTGACTTATAGTAGACGGTTATGCTGCACAGCGCGCCTGGTGCTGTCTTTGCAGTCAGTGTAGCGTTTGCGCCGGGACGGACCGGTGATGTCACTGAAACAATCTCGAGCTGCAGTGTTGCCGTGGTGGACGGGGGAGTAGTAATGGTAGTCGGAGGAGCGGTTGTAGTTTGGGGAGTAGTCGTTGTCGTAGACGGCAAGGTTGTTGTCGGAGGAATGCTTGTCGTCGGGGCTATGCTGGTCTTTGTGGAAGGTGAAGCACTGGAAGTCGTGCTTACCGAAAGCGAGCTGGTGGTTGGTGACGGAGTGGTAACAGTTGTTGTAGGTGGAGTGCTGGTTGACAAAGGCGGCTTCGTCGTAGTTTGCGGTAAGTTTGATGTAGCCAGTGGGCTCGACGGAGGAAGGGTCGTCTTCTGAGTTGTCTGGGCTGGGCTTTGGATGCAGGCATAAAGCATGATGCTGAGAACGATTGCCAAGGTTATCAATGCCCTTTTCATTCCCGGCCTCCTCTAACTTCTAGCAGGTTGGACGCTATATGTTATCCCATCGGTTCTTACTAAGATATTACCATTAACGTCGGTACCGAATATGGCAGCTCCAATGTTCTTCAATGTATCAATTGTCACTTTATGCGGATGCCCATAACTATTTCCTACCCCAGCCATATACACGGCAATCTCTGGCATGACTCTTGCCAGAAATGCCGGAGAAGAAGCCGTTTTTGACCCATGATGCCCTACCTTCAAAACCTGCACATGGTGCAATGGAATATCGCTAGCTGAGAGCATCCTCGCCTCAGATTCCCGCTCAGTATCCCCTTCGAACAGGAAATCGACGTTCCCATAATCAAGCTCTGTAACGATGCTGTTGTTATTGGTGGTGCCGGATAAATCGAACGGGTTAAGGATTGTTAAAGTAAGGTTGCCTGCGGTGATTTTGTTACCCCTCTTGCCGATATTAACTTGAGCATTTTCTACCTCCACAGCGTTCATGAAGTCAGAATAAGTCTTTGATGTACTAGATTCGCCATTGTACCAAACCTGATCAACTTTGAAGGTGTTCAGGACATCGATTAGACCACCTATGTGGTCGGCATGGGGGTGGGTGGCAATCATTACTTCGAGGTCGCCGTCCACATGTTGCTTAAGGAATTGCACCACACCGGGTTGCCTCTCGCCAGCATCAATGAGGATTTCGGTAGTGCCGAGGTCGATAAGAATGGAGTCGCCTTGGCCGACGTCGATGAAATAGACGGAGAGGGTGCCGCTAGTAGTTAGAATTGTATTAGTGACAGTTGTTGTAGTAACAGTCGCTGGCGTATTAGATGCAGTAGACAAAGCATCCCCAGCTATAGTTGACGCTTGGGTAGTTGGGGATGCAGTAACTGTCTGAGTTACTGTGGTTCCTGGGCTTGTTTGCGTAGCAACTGGAGATATTATTATCGCATTGCCTGAGGTAGTGATGGATAACGTACAGCCGGTAAATGCCATAACAAGGATTGCGAGGACAACCAACGCGATACGTTGCCAACATGTACGAGCTGAATTATTCATAACGAACCTCCAGCTATCCTGTGCTACATAGTAGGTCGCTCAATATCTAATGTCAATATATATCTATTATCATATAATTGTGCCTAATGAATCTCCGTTCTGTACCATCACCTCAAAACGTAGGGATGGTGAAGCATGGCAAGGAAGAAGGTATCAGAACAACCCAAAGAGAAAATTGATAGGATATTCCTGAGCTTCACGGATGCACAGGAGTTTTTAGGGGTAAGCCATCAGACCGTGTATAAGTTGATGAAGGAAGGATTGCCGAGCCATAAAATTGGGAAGAAAAGGGTGTTCTTAAAAGAGGATTTAGTTATGTGGATTAAGCAACATTAAGCGTTTGATTTCACCCACAGCCTCCGTCCATCAGTTATGAACTCTTGCTGGACATTCCTAGAGCAGTTCAGGGTGATTCTTTTTCAACCACTCCTCGACCGCGTTTCGTAAATTTTTAGCCAGAGT includes these proteins:
- the cbiQ gene encoding cobalt ECF transporter T component CbiQ gives rise to the protein MKYHFLDQYREVDSFLHRLDPRAKFIATLALVTAIVLIPRASWLAYGLFLILIFALLLLSRVPPLYVLRRSLTVLPFVLMIAIFMPFFKEGTAVWGFDLGSWHIGVTREGLELVGGILAKAWLSVLALILLTATTSMADLLKGLEKLKMPSIMVMLMSFMYRYLFVISDESARLRLARDSRSFGGGVRLHVRALGYMAGALFLRSFERGERIYGAMLSRGFDGHSRSLNELSFGISDVAFMIIIVLAAIVIGLSPLLTRNLIG
- a CDS encoding YwbE family protein; the encoded protein is MNGNQRSSIKPGMKVAIVLKADQQSGKLTEGVVRDILTNSPTHPHGIKVRLVSGQVGRVKEIKS
- a CDS encoding cobalamin biosynthesis protein CbiM, giving the protein MHIPDGFLNAGTMAGTAVVSAGGLANAVRIVGKNLGEKQVPLMGIMAAFVFAAQMLNFPVAGGTSGHFLGAALCAILLGPWAAVIILALVLIAQCFIFQDGGMLALGANIFNMGIIGGLGSYLLYRLGNKLMGDNLRSKMISGYFAAWASVVLAATAASLELAISGASPLGVVLPAMLSVHVIIGLVEGAITVSALALIRSTRADLLELQKA
- a CDS encoding ABC transporter ATP-binding protein translates to MAEVIAVKNLSYSYPDGQTALRGVSLSINEGETVALMGPNGAGKSTLLLHLNGLLHSHDGAVRLLGQAVEEGNLKMVRRQVGLVFQNPDDQLFSPTVFDDVAFGPLNLGMSPHEVRRSVNKALDEVGMAGYEKRSPHHLSLGEKRRIAIATVLAMSPKVLVLDEPTSNLDPGGKWHLIGLLRKLPGTKLIVSHDMEMVRALCSRVIIMDQGRIIADGDRDVILKDRALLAAHSLAAPAEEGEIR
- a CDS encoding DNA mismatch repair protein MutS, which gives rise to MAKIVLDLHDCFNNGSMIDAELNRVINDAVSKRIALVEIIPGKGSGQLKKRVLRFLAEPQVKKLYHRLEKDDKNFGRIFVHFKF
- a CDS encoding MBL fold metallo-hydrolase; amino-acid sequence: MNNSARTCWQRIALVVLAILVMAFTGCTLSITTSGNAIIISPVATQTSPGTTVTQTVTASPTTQASTIAGDALSTASNTPATVTTTTVTNTILTTSGTLSVYFIDVGQGDSILIDLGTTEILIDAGERQPGVVQFLKQHVDGDLEVMIATHPHADHIGGLIDVLNTFKVDQVWYNGESSTSKTYSDFMNAVEVENAQVNIGKRGNKITAGNLTLTILNPFDLSGTTNNNSIVTELDYGNVDFLFEGDTERESEARMLSASDIPLHHVQVLKVGHHGSKTASSPAFLARVMPEIAVYMAGVGNSYGHPHKVTIDTLKNIGAAIFGTDVNGNILVRTDGITYSVQPARS
- a CDS encoding DNA-binding protein, which codes for MARKKVSEQPKEKIDRIFLSFTDAQEFLGVSHQTVYKLMKEGLPSHKIGKKRVFLKEDLVMWIKQH
- a CDS encoding diacylglycerol kinase family lipid kinase, which produces MTLSRAKVIINPVAGGGSIRRHWPHIYTHLRDTGLSFDYEFTRGPGHAIEIAKRAIDADYRYLIAAGGDGTINEVANGILRSTNSSDVTLGMFSTGTASSFARSLGITQDYASLLVNRKTISIDVGMVECWNQGRRLQRFFVNEASAGFGAAIVNAWSRLPKLFGHSINYRLRTITGYSALVAHRNRWIRLVVGNKHENFLGCYVVVANGQYFAGGMQIAPHARLDDGLLNLVTVGDVSKSELLRIVPTVYDGSHIGHPKIKERKVTVVTIESDERLLVEADGEILGEAPASFSVMPSALTVVV
- a CDS encoding VWA domain-containing protein, with the protein product MLRLLSISITLNDVIMPTKHHKDWRAMDKKSKGIEIVRGAASAGYSVKSGGISVHTEGQKINLHFDSQQGYVYLVIDCSASMSGYKLEQAKKGIIDFARDAIKKEYLVGLISFDSEASHLCEPVRDMKVLQPCLQNLVPGGTTNMADAIKLAHTRLKLFDGSRAIVIATDGQADDEQAALSAGKQARSEGIDIITIGTDDADREFLQNLATRKELGSKVAREQFAKTIASASNLLPPPRGIIRK
- a CDS encoding NAD(P)H nitroreductase → MALMDLIRHRHSIRHYLDKPVERGKIMQCLEAARLAPSASNSQPWHFVIVDEPVLRGKLCHAAFSGLFSAMKFPGEAPVLVAAVADPPGPGIRLGNLVLRTNFGLIDMGIAVEHFILQADELGLGTCWMGLFDEKKVKKALNIPWDRKVVALLTLGYFDEALARREHHREALSGMSSFNGWQNK